The Elaeis guineensis isolate ETL-2024a chromosome 14, EG11, whole genome shotgun sequence genome has a segment encoding these proteins:
- the LOC105057901 gene encoding nuclear envelope-associated protein 2, translating into MSDVERTSTSSISSSSLELDPLLKDLTEKKLSFRRSVVSLAAELKDVRSRLALQEESFARESRTRQVAESKARSMEEEIGSLQKCLEERNEQLRASTSTSERYDKELDDLRSQLSVTQVTAEASALSVQSAQAQCLTLLRELDQKNSSLKEHEIHVNKLGEQLDNLQKDLQARELSQMQLKDEVLRIEKDIMNAVVIAGAKNDCELRKILAEVSPKNFENLSKHLDAKDSEIATLRDEIRILSAHWKHKTNELESQLEKQRRTDQELKKRVLKLEFCLQEARNQTRKLQRMGVKRDDDIKELRDQLAMKQQDGSGCNDKQNFWESSGFKIIVSMSMLVLAVFAKR; encoded by the exons ATGTCGGACGTAGAGAGGACATCAACATCATCTATATCGTCATCGTCCCTGGAACTGGATCCGCTGTTGAAGGATCTTACAGAGAAGAAGCTGAGCTTTCGGAGGAGCGTTGTGTCGCTGGCGGCAGAGCTTAAAGATGTTCGAAGTAGGTTGGCTTTGCAGGAAGAGTCCTTTGCTCGAGAAAGTCGAACAAGACAG GTAGCAGAGTCAAAGGCGAGGAGCATGGAGGAGGAGATAGGCAGCCTGCAGAAATGTTTGGAAGAGAGGAATGAGCAATTGAGAGCATCTACATCTACTTCTGAACGG TATGATAAGGAGTTGGATGATTTAAGATCCCAGCTTTCAGTTACCcaagtcactgcagaggctagTGCTCTCTCAGTACAATCAGCACAAGCTCAGTGCTTGACCTTATTGAGagaactagatcagaaaaatagttCACTAAAAGAGCATGAGATCCATGTCAATAAGCTAGGGGAGCAGTTAGACAATCTGCAAAAGGATCTCCAAGCAAGGGAGCTTTCACAAATGCAACTGAAAGATGAAGTTTTAAGAATAGAGAAAGATATCATGAATGCAGTTGTGATAGCTGGAGCTAAAAATGATTGTGAGCTTCGGAAGATTTTGGCTGAAGTTTCCCCCAAGAATTTTGAGAATCTCAGTAAGCACTTGGATGCTAAAGATTCAGAGATCGCTACATTAAGAGATGAGATCAGGATCTTATCTGCACACTGGAAACATAAGACCAATGAATTAGAATCACAG TTAGAGAAACAGCGAAGGACTGATCAGGAATTGAAGAAGAGAGTACTAAAGCTTGAGTTCTGTCTTCAAGAAGCACGAAACCAAACACGGAAACTTCAAAGG ATGGGAGTAAAAAGAGATGATGACATAAAAGAGCTAAGAGATCAGTTGGCAATGAAGCAGCAGGATGGGTCTGGTTGCAATGACAAGCAGAACTTTTGGGAGAGCTCTGGTTTCAAGATTATTGTTTCTATGTCTATGTTGGTCTTAGCTGTATTTGCGAAGCGGTAA